A genomic window from Massilia sp. METH4 includes:
- the iscU gene encoding Fe-S cluster assembly scaffold IscU, with protein MAYSDKVLDHYENPRNVGAFEKGDDTVGTGMVGAPACGDVMKLQIKVGANGLIEDAKFKTYGCGSAIASSSLVTEWVKGKSLDEALAIKNTQIAEELALPPVKIHCSILAEDAIKAAVNDYKAKHSA; from the coding sequence ACAAAGTACTCGACCACTACGAAAACCCGCGCAACGTGGGCGCGTTTGAAAAAGGCGACGACACCGTCGGCACCGGCATGGTCGGCGCGCCGGCCTGCGGCGACGTGATGAAGCTGCAGATCAAGGTGGGCGCCAACGGCCTGATCGAAGACGCGAAATTCAAGACCTACGGCTGCGGCTCGGCCATCGCTTCCAGCTCGCTCGTCACCGAATGGGTGAAGGGCAAGTCGCTGGACGAAGCGCTGGCGATCAAGAACACGCAGATCGCCGAAGAGCTGGCGCTGCCGCCGGTGAAGATCCACTGCTCGATCCTGGCGGAAGACGCCATCAAGGCGGCAGTGAACGATTACAAGGCTAAGCACTCTGCTTAA